One window from the genome of Nicotiana sylvestris chromosome 9, ASM39365v2, whole genome shotgun sequence encodes:
- the LOC104225282 gene encoding large ribosomal subunit protein eL18y: MGIDLVAGGKSKKTKRTTPQSDDVYLKLLVKLYRFLVRRTGSQFNAVILKRLFMSKINKAPLSLSRLITYMKGKEDKVAVVVGTVTALRFTETARARIEKAGGECLTFDQLALRAPLGQNTVLLRGPKNSREAVKHFGRAPGVSHSHTKPYVRAKGRKFERARGKRKSRGFKV; this comes from the exons ATG GGCATCGATCTAGTTGCGGGAGGTAAGTCGAAAAAGACTAAACGCACTACCCCACAATCCGACGATGTTTATCTCAAGCTTCTTGTTAAG CTGTACCGGTTTCTTGTGCGGAGGACTGGGAGCCAGTTCAATGCGGTGATACTGAAGAGGCTGTTCATGAGCAAGATCAATAAAGCTCCCTTGTCTCTATCACGCTTGATTACTTACATGAAAGGAAAG GAGGACAAGGTTGCTGTAGTTGTAGGGACTGTTACTGCACTGAGATTCACTGAAACAGCTAGAGCTAGGATTGAGAAGGCTGGTGGAGAATGCTTGACCTTTGATCAGCTTGCTCTTAGAGCCCCTCTTGGGCAGAACACG GTACTGCTTAGGGGTCCAAAGAACTCGCGGGAAGCTGTTAAACACTTTGGTAGAGCTCCCGGTGTCTCGCACAGCCACACGAAGCCTTATGTTCGGGCAAAGGGAAGGAAGTTTGAGCGAGCAAGAGGGAAAAGAAAGAGCAGAGGTTTCAAGGTTTGA